In Nocardioides dokdonensis FR1436, the following are encoded in one genomic region:
- a CDS encoding ubiquinol-cytochrome c reductase iron-sulfur subunit: protein MTDLQHGQHDPGHLPATTAEEPLANPGLPEHTWRPTDVDPKAEKRAERQVAAMFMLSSVFVVLFMVAYFTLDIGDNWNTAAGLGASTVALGVSLGAALLLVGMGIIQWARKLMADHEMVEMRHPARSSDEDRTETLAALDAGLEESGLARRPLVRNSLIGSVAVLLAPAVVLFRDLGPTPSQAAAEGPNAGLENTIWKPDMRVVRDVVGTPIRAADLEVGDLVNAEPEAIFPTEENGYPEIEGVELNVAKSKAAVVVVRMDPEDLVPGEGRDNWSVDGIVCYSKICTHVGCPISLYERTTHHLLCPCHQSTFDLADSGRVVFGPAGRHLPQLPLAVDAEGYLVAQSDFTEPVGPSYWTRDHKDIGDQGEADL from the coding sequence GTGACCGACCTCCAGCACGGTCAGCACGACCCCGGCCACCTGCCGGCGACCACGGCTGAGGAGCCGCTCGCCAACCCGGGCCTGCCCGAGCACACCTGGCGACCCACCGACGTCGACCCCAAGGCCGAGAAGCGCGCCGAGCGCCAGGTCGCAGCGATGTTCATGCTGTCCTCGGTGTTCGTGGTGCTCTTCATGGTCGCCTACTTCACCCTCGACATCGGCGACAACTGGAACACCGCCGCCGGCCTCGGCGCCTCGACGGTGGCCCTGGGCGTGTCGCTGGGAGCAGCGCTGCTGCTCGTCGGCATGGGCATCATCCAGTGGGCCCGCAAGCTGATGGCCGACCACGAGATGGTCGAGATGCGTCACCCGGCCCGCTCCTCCGACGAGGACCGCACCGAGACGCTCGCCGCGCTGGACGCCGGCCTCGAGGAGTCCGGCCTGGCCCGCCGCCCGCTGGTGCGCAACTCGCTCATCGGTTCGGTGGCCGTGCTGCTCGCCCCGGCCGTCGTGCTCTTCCGCGACCTGGGTCCGACCCCGAGCCAGGCCGCTGCCGAGGGCCCCAACGCCGGGCTCGAGAACACCATCTGGAAGCCCGACATGCGGGTCGTCCGCGACGTCGTGGGCACCCCCATCCGTGCCGCCGACCTCGAGGTCGGCGACCTGGTCAACGCCGAGCCCGAGGCGATCTTCCCGACCGAGGAGAACGGCTACCCCGAGATCGAGGGCGTCGAGCTCAACGTCGCCAAGTCGAAGGCCGCCGTGGTCGTGGTCCGGATGGACCCGGAGGACCTGGTCCCCGGCGAGGGGCGCGACAACTGGTCGGTCGACGGCATCGTCTGCTACTCCAAGATCTGCACCCACGTCGGGTGCCCGATCTCGCTCTACGAGCGCACCACGCACCACCTGCTGTGCCCCTGCCACCAGTCGACTTTCGACCTCGCCGACTCCGGTCGCGTCGTCTTCGGTCCGGCGGGCCGGCACCTGCCCCAGCTGCCGCTGGCTGTCGACGCCGAGGGCTACCTGGTGGCCCAGAGCGACTTCACCGAGCCGGTGGGGCCCAGCTACTGGACGCGTGACCACAAGGACATCGGCGACCAGGGTGAGGCGGATCTGTGA
- a CDS encoding c-type cytochrome, with product MRFVNRSAGRLSRHRRGPLAGLVLLLVGLVTAGGLYTALAPAQAQDSDTLAIEVEKGRELFLVGCSSCHGLNGEGVSTLNGNNLGPSLVGVGAAAVDFQVGTGRMPMAQPGAQAPRKPVQYSEEETQQLAAYVASLGPGPAIPAESDYSIDGLDDDAQQAAIVRGGQIFLTNCTACHNFEGSGGAMPRGGYAPALHGVESKYIYEALLTGPQNMPSFSNGNISPDEKRDVIAYLKSLEDQPAYGGFGFGGLGPVSDGIIAWVVGIGGLVGFAVWIAAHTTRSKKKKVAA from the coding sequence GTGCGATTCGTGAACCGTTCCGCCGGTCGCCTCTCCCGCCACCGCCGCGGGCCGTTGGCCGGCCTCGTCCTGCTGCTGGTCGGTCTCGTGACCGCCGGCGGTCTCTACACCGCCCTGGCACCCGCCCAGGCGCAGGACTCCGACACCTTGGCGATCGAGGTCGAGAAGGGTCGCGAGCTGTTCCTCGTGGGCTGCTCGAGCTGCCACGGCCTCAACGGCGAGGGGGTGAGCACCCTCAACGGCAACAACCTCGGCCCCTCGCTGGTCGGGGTCGGCGCCGCTGCGGTCGACTTCCAGGTCGGCACCGGCCGGATGCCCATGGCCCAGCCCGGCGCCCAGGCGCCGCGCAAGCCCGTGCAGTACTCCGAGGAGGAGACCCAGCAGCTGGCGGCGTACGTCGCCTCCCTGGGCCCCGGTCCGGCGATCCCCGCTGAGAGCGACTACTCCATCGACGGTCTCGACGACGACGCCCAGCAGGCCGCGATCGTCCGCGGCGGGCAGATCTTCCTGACCAACTGCACCGCCTGCCACAACTTCGAGGGCTCCGGCGGCGCCATGCCCCGGGGTGGCTACGCCCCGGCCCTGCACGGCGTGGAGTCCAAGTACATCTACGAGGCCCTGCTGACCGGCCCGCAGAACATGCCGAGCTTCAGCAACGGCAACATCTCCCCCGACGAGAAGCGCGACGTGATCGCCTACCTGAAGTCGCTCGAGGACCAGCCGGCCTACGGCGGCTTCGGCTTCGGCGGCCTCGGCCCCGTGTCCGACGGCATCATCGCCTGGGTCGTCGGCATCGGCGGCCTGGTCGGCTTCGCCGTCTGGATCGCCGCCCACACGACCCGTTCGAAGAAGAAGAAGGTGGCGGCGTGA
- a CDS encoding cytochrome c oxidase assembly protein — protein MTTPFSAGLDLPAFSMGQILGQWNLVPVPTIATVWVVGLYLYGVSRLRARGDRWPVGRTVAFVGVGMGSFYVATTSGIAAYDTTLLSVHMVQHMVLSMLVPLALALGAPVTLALRTLPKRPRKWLLALLHSRLGKVLSFPPLAFLLYVTSPWALYFTDWYRASLESVLVHEMMHVHLVAVGALFFWPLMGVDPVPGRVGYPFRVLLTVLTLPFHAFLGVTIMGQSTLLGGDWYPRLAEGPMGSWLPDPFDDQHLAGGILWGSGDFIGLSFFAVLFVQWVRSSMAEAKREDRRLDRLEARDRAAAGAGEPDG, from the coding sequence GTGACGACCCCGTTCTCGGCCGGTCTCGACCTTCCCGCCTTCTCGATGGGCCAGATCCTGGGCCAGTGGAACCTGGTCCCGGTGCCGACGATCGCGACCGTGTGGGTCGTGGGCCTCTACCTCTACGGCGTCTCGCGCCTGCGCGCGCGAGGAGACCGGTGGCCGGTGGGGCGCACCGTCGCGTTCGTCGGCGTGGGCATGGGCTCGTTCTACGTCGCGACCACCTCGGGGATCGCGGCGTACGACACGACGCTGCTGAGCGTGCACATGGTCCAGCACATGGTCCTGTCGATGCTGGTGCCGCTGGCCCTGGCGCTCGGGGCGCCCGTGACGCTGGCGCTGCGCACCCTGCCCAAGCGGCCACGGAAGTGGCTGCTGGCGCTGCTGCACTCGCGGCTGGGCAAGGTGCTGTCGTTCCCGCCGCTGGCCTTCCTGCTCTACGTGACCTCACCGTGGGCGCTGTACTTCACCGACTGGTACCGGGCCTCGCTGGAGTCGGTCCTCGTGCACGAGATGATGCACGTCCACCTCGTGGCGGTCGGTGCCCTGTTCTTCTGGCCGCTGATGGGCGTCGACCCGGTCCCCGGACGCGTGGGCTACCCCTTCCGGGTGCTGCTCACGGTGCTGACACTGCCCTTCCACGCCTTCCTGGGCGTCACGATCATGGGTCAGTCGACGCTGCTCGGCGGGGACTGGTACCCCCGCCTGGCCGAGGGGCCGATGGGGTCGTGGCTGCCGGATCCCTTCGACGACCAGCACCTGGCCGGCGGCATCCTGTGGGGCTCCGGCGACTTCATCGGGTTGTCGTTCTTCGCGGTCCTGTTCGTGCAGTGGGTGCGCTCCTCGATGGCCGAGGCGAAGCGGGAGGACCGCCGCCTCGACCGGCTCGAGGCGAGGGACCGGGCCGCGGCGGGCGCCGGGGAGCCCGACGGGTAG
- a CDS encoding response regulator transcription factor has protein sequence MSDTTSSRTPLKVLVYSDDVNTRKQVILALGRRPHPDLPELEYVEVATEPVVIQNMDAGGIDLAILDGEAAPVGGMGIAKQLKDEIFQCPPVLVLTGRPQDAWLATWSRAEAAVPHPLDPIQLAETVVALLRSRVPATPA, from the coding sequence GTGAGCGACACCACTTCCTCCCGCACTCCGCTGAAGGTGCTCGTCTACAGCGACGACGTGAACACCCGCAAGCAGGTCATCCTGGCGCTGGGCCGACGCCCGCACCCCGACCTGCCCGAGCTGGAGTACGTCGAGGTCGCCACCGAGCCCGTCGTCATCCAGAACATGGACGCCGGCGGCATCGACCTCGCGATCCTCGACGGCGAGGCCGCTCCCGTCGGCGGGATGGGCATCGCCAAGCAGCTGAAGGACGAGATCTTCCAGTGCCCACCGGTGCTGGTGCTGACCGGTCGTCCCCAGGACGCCTGGTTGGCGACCTGGTCGCGCGCCGAGGCGGCCGTGCCGCACCCGCTCGACCCGATCCAGCTGGCCGAGACCGTGGTGGCGCTGCTGCGCTCGCGGGTCCCGGCCACCCCCGCCTGA